A DNA window from Nerophis lumbriciformis linkage group LG03, RoL_Nlum_v2.1, whole genome shotgun sequence contains the following coding sequences:
- the LOC133588137 gene encoding uncharacterized protein → MTSEAESNEHDYADTAAELQAGAEEESAKAGGQRGRRRARVQEDKTCCCCSGHFERQGRGFNRRAVFTFTTPEAAQWVFPDAAAVTKKSFVCETCAQVIRTKCWRKNNGKRVVWLKPPSAKQVSVQHKKRGFRMGKKSKAALLVSKSCYKSAFRTLWSAKGARKPMMDFLSRELREEMKVLSRHADSPFHQKVSSKKLLSFFPWGRCLSWAQEHAPLITTCLSSMFPTVNALVKSSHQLSQEEAQMQVVRRSVLTLAVPLFTRNIWKNNFLQAALGAKLRLQGCSGAALDTLNSLGLCQNKDTVRLRLHRLHGGGKANGGQRLSEDQMADIEEDDVEDEEEEEEDEDDEEEAEEQDAVREEEEEMEKRRRKKRKREKHEEEEEDNDEGSEQRKRRVVVVRLGLLKGHSEVGRSDLSAP, encoded by the exons ATGACAAGCGAGGCCGAGTCGAACGAGCACGACTATGCCGACACCGCCGCCGAGCTCCAAGCAGGCGCCGAGGAGGAGTCGGCCAAAGCGGGCGGGCAGCGCGGCCGTCGGCGGGCGAGGGTCCAGGAGGACAAGACCTGCTGCTGCTGCAGCGGACACTTCGAGCGACAGGGCCGGGGCTTTAACAGGAGGGCCGTGTTCACCTTCACCACCCCGGAGGCCGCCCAGTGGGTCTTCCCGGACGCGGCCGCCGTCACTAAGAAGTCGTTTGTGTGCGAAACCTGCGCTCAGGTCATCAGGACCAAGTGTTGGCGCAAAAACAACGGCAAGCGAGTTGTGTGGCTCAAACCTCCTTCCGCCAAACAG GTGAGTGTTCAACACAAGAAAAGGGGCTTCAGGATGGGCAAGAAGAGCAAAGCAGCACTGCTGGTAAGCAAGTCTTGCTACAAGTCGGCCTTCAGGACCCTGTGGTCCGCTAAGGGCGCCAGGAAGCCCATGATGGACTTCTTGAGCAGAGAGCTGCGAGAGGAG ATGAAGGTGCTGTCGCGGCATGCTGACAGTCCCTTCCACCAAAAGGTGTCGAGCAAGAAGCTGCTGTCCTTCTTCCCGTGGGGGCGCTGCCTGAGCTGGGCCCAGGAACACGCTCCGCTCATCACCACCTGCCTGAGCTCCATGTTCCCCACCGTCAACGCCCTCGTCAAGAGCAGCCA CCAGCTGTCGCAGGAGGAGGCACAGATGCAGGTGGTGCGACGCAGCGTGCTGACGCTGGCGGTCCCGCTCTTCACCAGGAACATATGGAAGAACAACTTCCTGCAGGCGGCGCTGGGGGCCAAGCTCCGCCTTCAGGGCTGCTCCGGCGCCGCCCTCGACACCCTCAACAGCCTGGGACTTTGCCAAAACAAGGACACAGTCAGGTTACGGCTTCACCGGCTGCACGGCGGCGGCAAGGCG AACGGCGGACAGAGGCTGAGTGAAGATCAGATGGCTGACATCGAGGAAGATGATGTTGAGgacgaagaggaagaggaggaagatgaGGATGACGAGGAGGAGGCTGAAGAGCAGGATGCCGTgcgagaggaagaagaagaaatggaaaagaggagaaggaagaagaggaagagagAGAAGcacgaggaagaggaggaggacaaTGATGAAGGCTCTGAGCAGAGGAAGAGAAGAGTGGTGGTGGTACGACTTGGTTTGCTCAAGGGACACTCGGAGGTCGGGCGGTCTGACCTATCAGCTCCCTGA
- the pdhb gene encoding pyruvate dehydrogenase E1 component subunit beta, mitochondrial codes for MALSVKCVLRSGRNTVSVLRRQAFHRSAPSAVQVTVRDALNQAMDEELERDERVFLLGEEVAQYDGAYKVSRGLWKKYGDKRIIDTPISEMGFTGIAVGAAMAGLRPICEFMTFNFSMQAIDQVINSAAKTCYMSAGLQSVPIVFRGPNGSSAGVAAQHSQCFAAWYAHCPGLKVVSPWSSEDAKGLLKAAIRDDNPVVFLENELLYGVPFEMSDESQSKDFTIPIGKAKIERQGSHVTLVSHSRYVGHCLDAAAVLAKEGVECEVINLRTIRPMDVESIETSVMKTNHLVTVEGGWPQFGVGAEICARVMEGPAFNYLDSPATRVTGVDIPMPYAKILEDNSVPQIKDIIFSVKKTLNVA; via the exons GTGACTGTCCGCGATGCTTTGAACCAAGCCATGGACGAGGAGCTGGAGAGGGACGAGCGGGTCTTCCTGTTGGGTGAGGAGGTGGCCCAGTACGATGGCGCCTACAAG GTGAGCAGAGGTCTGTGGAAGAAGTATGGAGACAAGCGCATCATCGACACTCCAATTTCCGAG ATGGGCTTTACTGGCATCGCGGTGGGAGCAGCCATG GCCGGCCTGAGGCCCATCTGTGAGTTCATGACCTTCAACTTCTCCATGCAAGCCATCGATCAGGTCATCAACTCCGCAGCCAAGACGTGCTATATGTCTGCCGGCCTGCAGTCGGTGCCCATCGTCTTCAGGGGCCCCAACGGGTCGTCAGCCGGCGTGGCTGCTCAGCACTCACAGTGCTTCGCTGCCTG GTACGCCCACTGTCCAGGTTTGAAAGTGGTGAGCCCTTGGAGTTCAGAAGACGCCAAAGGTCTCCTGAAGGCGGCGATTCGAGACGACAACCCAG TGGTCTTCCTGGAGAACGAGCTGTTGTACGGCGTTCCCTTTGAGATGTCTGACGAGTCCCAGTCCAAAGACTTTACCATTCCCATCGGCAAGGCCAAGATCGAGAGACAAG GGTCTCACGTCACGTTGGTCTCTCACTCCCGCTACGTCGGCCACTGTCTGGACGCCGCCGCTGTCCTCGCCAAGGAAGGAGTTGAGTGCGAG GTGATCAACCTGCGAACCATCCGTCCCATGGATGTGGAGAGCATTGAGACCAGTGTGATGAAGACCAACCACCTGGTGACGGTGGAAGGCGGATGGCCGCAGTTTGGTGTTGGAGCAGAGATCTGCGCCAGGGTCATGGAAG GTCCCGCTTTTAACTACTTGGATTCCCCGGCCACAAGGGTGACAGGTGTCGACATTCCCATGCCGTACGCCAAAATCCTAGAGGACAACAGCGTGCCGCAGATCAAAGACATCATCTTCTCCGTCAAAAAGACCCTGAACGTCGCTTGA